One stretch of Chryseobacterium fluminis DNA includes these proteins:
- a CDS encoding WxL protein peptidoglycan domain-containing protein, whose protein sequence is MRKFIHLFIFFILTGSSSLLAQSISMSPTRLFFTGNPGEKVTQTVTLQNSSDKDYVFNLNYKDWVREEDGNKVYLEAGSSKTSNASWMSTLENAVTVPAKSTKEIVVTMQIPANASKSAVTNSMLFFTQLPQQADQARIQNGIGIITLFEVGLHIFYTPPGNHIKSLDITNIAEASKDNAGNRKVAVSIHNDGNTINDATVEFELTNTDSGKEIKLPAISISMLPNTDQVVQFSLPENISGNYLGVVIIKMAGSNDLRVGEKNFKL, encoded by the coding sequence ATGCGCAAGTTTATTCATCTTTTCATTTTCTTTATCCTTACAGGGTCTTCTTCCCTTCTGGCACAAAGTATCTCTATGTCTCCCACCCGACTGTTTTTTACCGGTAATCCAGGAGAAAAAGTGACACAGACCGTCACACTTCAAAACAGTTCGGATAAGGATTATGTTTTCAATCTCAACTATAAAGATTGGGTTAGAGAAGAAGACGGTAATAAGGTTTATCTTGAGGCAGGGAGCTCAAAAACTTCTAATGCCTCCTGGATGTCTACCTTAGAAAACGCAGTAACAGTTCCTGCAAAAAGCACAAAGGAGATTGTAGTAACCATGCAGATTCCGGCAAACGCCTCAAAGTCTGCCGTTACCAACAGCATGTTGTTTTTCACGCAACTACCCCAGCAGGCAGATCAGGCACGCATTCAGAATGGTATTGGTATCATCACCTTATTTGAGGTGGGACTTCACATCTTTTATACACCGCCGGGCAACCATATAAAAAGTTTGGATATTACCAATATAGCAGAGGCGAGTAAAGATAATGCAGGAAACAGAAAAGTCGCAGTAAGCATCCATAACGATGGAAATACCATCAATGATGCCACCGTTGAGTTTGAACTGACCAATACAGACAGTGGTAAGGAAATAAAATTACCTGCCATTTCGATCTCTATGCTTCCCAATACCGACCAGGTCGTTCAATTTTCTTTACCAGAGAACATTTCAGGGAACTACCTTGGCGTGGTAATTATCAAAATGGCAGGATCCAATGATTTACGCGTAGGCGAAAAAAACTTTAAACTTTAA
- a CDS encoding sensor histidine kinase translates to MDDLIKELQIKIEKLENEISFKNGLISILSHDPKELFGNFLWLTEALEQKTINEEDFFKLLPHVKSDARKNLQTVQDSIAWLKTQYGDFKIKPVTIMVTDLFHHLEEKYAAKLKEKNITFHFKGDHHAFLTTDRLLLEYVLEKILDNAIKYSFPEKHIHLQAVTEPGQVILSVIDFGTGIDEKYLSAIYTYDNPIFQGTAGEKGVGLSLKIVKNFISLMHGNIDIISSENNGTTVSLFLPNFK, encoded by the coding sequence ATGGACGACCTTATCAAGGAACTGCAGATAAAAATCGAAAAACTGGAAAACGAAATCAGTTTCAAGAACGGACTGATCTCGATCTTATCTCATGACCCCAAAGAACTGTTTGGAAATTTTCTGTGGCTTACAGAAGCGCTGGAACAGAAGACCATCAATGAGGAAGATTTTTTTAAGCTGCTGCCGCACGTAAAAAGTGATGCCCGGAAGAATCTGCAAACCGTTCAGGACAGCATTGCCTGGTTAAAAACACAATACGGAGACTTTAAGATTAAGCCGGTAACAATCATGGTGACGGATCTTTTTCACCATTTAGAAGAAAAATACGCTGCCAAATTAAAAGAAAAAAACATTACATTTCATTTTAAAGGAGATCACCACGCATTTCTTACGACCGATCGATTGTTGCTCGAATATGTTTTGGAAAAAATTTTGGACAATGCAATAAAATACTCTTTTCCGGAAAAACACATTCATTTACAAGCAGTTACAGAACCAGGTCAGGTCATACTTTCTGTAATTGATTTCGGAACGGGAATAGATGAAAAGTATTTATCTGCGATCTATACTTATGATAATCCGATATTCCAGGGAACTGCCGGAGAAAAAGGAGTGGGATTAAGTTTGAAAATTGTAAAAAATTTTATATCCTTGATGCACGGAAACATCGACATCATTTCGTCTGAAAATAACGGAACCACTGTTTCCCTTTTTCTACCTAACTTTAAATAA
- a CDS encoding response regulator — MKDLKVNVRIVVADDHGIVRMGLIQTIKRFRPDAIISEVEDYKSLYKVIQNEELDLAIMDVNMPNGTVQEAINYIKIHQPELKILIFSSQDEELYGMRYLKMGAGGYLSKQSSSEVIEAALTAMLTKGRYVSENVKEAMFLESLTGATKNSPFEALSDRELEIANKLAEGLPLKEISNQLNLHSSTISTYKNRLFEKLKIRSIPELVEILRMYNQ, encoded by the coding sequence ATGAAGGATTTAAAAGTAAATGTTCGTATTGTTGTAGCAGATGATCATGGGATTGTCCGGATGGGTTTGATACAAACGATCAAACGATTCAGGCCCGATGCCATAATTTCAGAAGTAGAGGATTATAAATCGCTGTACAAAGTAATTCAGAATGAAGAACTGGATCTCGCTATTATGGACGTTAATATGCCTAATGGTACTGTTCAGGAAGCAATAAATTACATAAAAATTCACCAGCCTGAATTAAAAATTCTGATCTTTTCTTCACAGGACGAAGAGCTGTATGGGATGCGTTACCTGAAGATGGGCGCCGGAGGCTACCTGAGCAAGCAAAGCTCCAGTGAAGTAATCGAGGCTGCTTTAACAGCGATGCTTACTAAAGGCCGATATGTCAGTGAGAATGTAAAAGAGGCAATGTTTTTAGAATCATTAACCGGAGCAACGAAAAATTCTCCTTTTGAGGCTCTGTCAGACCGCGAACTGGAAATTGCCAATAAGCTCGCGGAAGGCCTTCCCCTTAAAGAAATTTCCAATCAGCTTAACCTCCATTCATCCACGATCAGCACTTACAAAAACAGGCTGTTTGAGAAGCTGAAAATACGATCCATACCCGAATTGGTAGAGATTCTAAGAATGTATAATCAGTAA